The nucleotide window CGGGACCGAGCGCGCTACCGGGCCGATATGGCCGAGTTCTGCGGTAAGTTCATCGGCCCGCCCGGAGAGAAGCTCTTTTCCTGCGGCGCCGGTATGGGGGTGGGAAGCGTGGACGCTTACGGGAGAGTGCAGACCTGCTTACTGCTGCGTCATCCGGACACCGTCTACGATCCGGCGGCGGTGGAAGAGACGGCGGTGTCGGAGGCGGGCCTGAGTGCGGCGCGCGTGCGCCTGTTTCCGGCCGTGCGGGAGTTGCGTGCGCAGGACCCGGAGTATCTTGTCCGCTGCGCGCGCTGCTTCCTCAAGGGACTTTGCGATCAGTGTCCGGCGAAGTCGTGGATGGAACACGGCACGCTGGACACGCCGGTCAGCTACCTCTGCGAGGTAGCCCACGCCCGCGCGCGGGACCTCGGGCTGCTGGCCGTGGGCGAGCGGGCGTGGGAGGTGACGGACTGGAAGAGCCGCGTCGCGCGGTTGCGGGCGGAGGCAGCCGGGGTTCACGAGGCGAGTGACGCCGGCGGAGAAGAAAGGGATCGGACATGGAGACTCGGGTAGACTTGAGCAGTGTGTGCGCGCCGTCGGCGGACGTCGTGGCGCGCGACATCGACGGCGAGTTGATCATCGTTCCCCTGACCGCTGCGGCGGTGGCCGAGGGCGAGCAGGACGCGATCTTCACCCTCAACGAGACGGGCCGGGCGGTTTGGGACCGTCTGGACGGGTCGGCCAGTCTGGGGGAAGTCGCGCGCGCCCTCGCCGGCGAGTTCGACGCCCCGGCGGGAGAAATCGAGCAGGATGTAATCGGATTGGCCGAAGAACTGCTGAAGCGCGGCATGCTCGTCGAAGCGGTGCGGCGCTAGGGTCGACCGTTAGCCGCAGAGGTCCTCTGGCGCGGAAACGGCTTCGTCGATTCGGGTCGAGCGGTATGAACGGCAGCCTGGTGCTCGCGTCGCTGGAAGTCGGGAAGGCACTGGCCGACAGCGGTCGGGCGAAGTTCCGTGCGTACGGCACGTGCATGTACCCGACGGTTCGGCCGGGCGACGTCCTGCACGTGGCATCGCGGACCGTCGAGCAAGT belongs to Candidatus Binatia bacterium and includes:
- a CDS encoding PqqD family protein; the protein is METRVDLSSVCAPSADVVARDIDGELIIVPLTAAAVAEGEQDAIFTLNETGRAVWDRLDGSASLGEVARALAGEFDAPAGEIEQDVIGLAEELLKRGMLVEAVRR